A genomic region of Colletotrichum destructivum chromosome 1, complete sequence contains the following coding sequences:
- a CDS encoding Putative Zinc finger, PHD-type, Zinc finger, FYVE/PHD-type, Zinc finger, RING/FYVE/PHD-type, with amino-acid sequence MSGDQLASSFGNPNAQPPTPKQTPISAVFPSPVFETPKQPQGHFDDAAGWTPRFAEEYSVFNTTPGNLRASPRPFPDFSHTTTSYPSEATLKRPLSAESLAAQIATHANHFSPNPNLSLPPVAPARRLPSSPNPPNEQTEFSGREDAVVSPEPVSQDRPPEEPKGREGAADPNGQTATPPPSSHKGGRKLAQRLHAANMQNDHGYGQPDFSGTPHHPNLAAAFVNGTDMFGFPMSAPANASASFWDPSADMSGMDIDFSFGPNVFQTSGHRHMPSFDASQMFQEASALPPSNGQETSQPIKRTRPLAPKPAVHHVPSSSTDISMASVSFVDDPFGIVSPGGVNPGLLFGRPSSSGMASGIPVQQGSAQFALAAAAEYQSRAPMHSDVRRSLSTKELGSENRTGGNAYVNPSAKPNGRPSGLQRSISENRGRRGLAKATLPKLAPAIQPRPQVTNGPAVGSSRPPSRPSGRISPLKQQQQSRLSSLTSIPEAVTPRMRTAVKFTIDSKGRARAETTVVTDDSRSDSPHRKPAVAREMPRRERSWESDDDDESSTDDEPIIIPSRNASFALPDPRRTSSASVFQSSRRSVSEHSSSSFGATTSQHDQNESEAETVMNEGQAKGGDAASELRKLVENRNKRAPLALPSQRSQRFASGSFQDPHGGLMSPTAFTEVSLPSPTKATYNVRCVCRNGADKQGEYMVQCESCEMWLHGSCINISRRTLPTVYICAFCSNTPHMRGGRLRSTGPTLGSSGASPLTRKSFR; translated from the exons ATGAGTGGGGATCAGCTGGCGTCCAG CTTTGGAAACCCAAACGCTCAACCGCCTACCCCCAAACAGACTCCCATCTCTGCCGTTTTTCCGAGTCCCGTCTTCGAAACCCCCAAGCAACCACAAGGTCActttgacgacgccgccggctggACGCCTCGCTTTGCAGAGGAATACTCCGTCTTCAATACGACCCCCGGCAATCTTCGAGCTTCCCCGCGCCCCTTCCCCGACTTTTCCCATACCACGACATCGTATCCTTCTGAGGCCACGCTGAAGAGGCCCCTGTCCGCCGAGAGCCTTGCTGCACAGATAGCAACCCATGCCAACCACTTCTCGCCCAACCCGAACCTATCATTGCCGCCAGTTGCTCCCGCTCGACGacttccctcctctcccaaCCCCCCGAACGAACAAACCGAGTTTTCTGGTCGAGAGGACGCCGTGGTGAGCCCCGAGCCCGTGTCGCAGGACAGGCCGCCCGAAGAGCCCAAGGGCAGGGAGGGCGCTGCGGACCCCAACGGGCAAACCGctactcctcctccctcttcccacAAAGGTGGCCGGAAACTGGCTCAGAGGCTTCACGCCGCCAATATGCAAAATGATCACGGCTACGGCCAGCCTGATTTTTCCGGAACCCCACACCATCCCAACTTGGCGGCCGCCTTTGTGAACGGCACCGACATGTTCGGCTTTCCCATGTCTGCGCCAGCCAACGCTTCCGCAAGTTTCTGGGACCCCAGTGCGGATATGTCGGGGATGGATATCGATTTTTCCTTCGGTCCCAATGTGTTCCAGACATCGGGCCACCGTCACATGCCTTCATTCGACGCCTCGCAAATGTTTCAGGAGGCGAGCGCCTTGCCACCCTCGAATGGTCAGGAGACTTCTCAGCCTATCAAGCGCACTCGTCCTTTGGCTCCCAAGCCTGCCGTGCATCATGTCCCGTCCAGCTCCACAGATATCTCCATGGCATCAGTCTCTTTCGTGGATGACCCTTTTGGCATCGTGAGCCCGGGCGGAGTCAATCCGGGTCTGCTGTTCGGCCGGCCTTCATCGTCCGGCATGGCTTCTGGCATCCCCGTCCAGCAGGGCTCGGCACAGTTCgccctggctgctgctgcggaaTACCAGTCCAGAGCACCAATGCACAGCGACGTCCGTCGCTCTCTCAGTACGAAGGAGTTGGGATCTGAGAATAGAACAGGCGGCAATGCATATGTGAACCCATCTGCCAAGCCAAACGGACGGCCCAGCGGGCTCCAGCGGAGCATCAGTGAGAACCGAGGGCGCCGCGGATTGGCAAAGGCTACATTGCCAAAACTTGCTCCAGCAATTCAACCGAGACCGCAGGTCACTAATGGACCAGCAGTCGGCTCAAGCCGCCCACCAAGCCGCCCCTCTGGCAGGATATCGCCTctgaagcagcagcaacaatCCCGCCTTTCTAGCTTGACGTCGATacccgaggccgtcacccCGCGCATGCGGACCGCGGTCAAGTTCACCATCGACTCGAAAGGAAGAGCAAGGGCTGAGACCACAGTGGTGACGGATGACTCAAGGTCGGACAGCCCACATCGAAAACCAGCGGTGGCCCGGGAGATGCCACGCAGAGAAAGGAGTTGGGAAtcagatgacgacgacgaatcTTCGACGGATGACGAGCCAATTATCATTCCCAGCCGGAATGCCTCGTTTGCGCTACCCGATCCCCGAAGAACATCATCGGCCTCGGTTTTTCAGTCGTCCAGGAGAAGTGTCAGCGAACACAGCTCGAGCAGCTTCGGGGCGACAACCTCACAGCACGACCAAAATGAGAGTGAAGCCGAGACGGTAATGAACGAGGGGCAAGCAAAGGGTGGCGACGCGGCAAGCGAGCTCCGGAAGCTGGTTGAGAACCGAAATAAACGAGCGCCCTTGGCACTTCCTAGCCAACGATCCCAACGATTTGCGTCGGGTAGCTTCCAGGACCCCCACGGTGGCCTgatgtcgccgacggcattCACCGAGGTCAGCCTGCCGTCTCCAACAAAAGCGACTTACAACGTTCGGTGTGTTTGCAGAAACGGTGCAGACAAACAAGGAGAATACATGGTCCAATG CGAGTCTTGCGAAATGTGGCTTCATGGTTCGTGTATCAACATTTCCAGGCGGACACTTCCAACTGTATATATCTGTGCATTCTGTTCCAACACCCCCCACATGCGAGGCGGTCGGCTCCGCAGCACTGGTCCGACGCTGGGGTCGTCAGGGGCAAGTCCCTTGACTCGCAAGTCATTCCGATGA
- a CDS encoding Putative isopropylmalate dehydrogenase yields the protein MATHNIVVFAGDHCGPEVVAEAVKILKTIEANSPSAGKFNLQEHLLGGASIDATGSPLTDEALAAANGADAVLLGAIGGPKWGTGAVRPEQGLLKLRKEMGTYGNLRPCSFASEALVDFSPLKAEVCRGTDMVIVRELTGGIYFGERKEDTGDGKAWDTEPYSREEVERIGRLAGFLAIARGEKTVWSLDKANVLATSRLWRKVITELFEREFPQLKIEHQLIDSAAMLLVKSPRALNGVVVTSNLFGDIISDEASVIPGSIGLLPSASLSGIPDGKGKCNGIYEPIHGSAPDISGKGIVNPIGTILSVAMMLRYSLNLPKEAQAVEDAVKAVIDNGVRTKDLGGSAGTKEVGDAIVAELAKALKA from the exons ATGGCGACGCACAACATTGTGGTGTTTGCTGGCGACCACTGCGGTCCTGAG GTCGTCGCTGAGGCTGTCAAG ATCCTCAAGACGATCGAGGCCAACAGCCCCTCGGCCGGCAAGTTCAACCTGCAGGagcacctcctcggcggt GCCTCCATCGACGCTACTGGCTCCCCGCTCaccgacgaggccctcgccgccgccaacggagccgatgccgtcctcctcggcgccatcggcggccCGAAATGGGGCACTGGCGCCGTCCGCCCGGAACAGGGACTCCTGAAGCTTCGCAAGGAGATGGGCACCTACGGTAACCTCCGCCCCTGCAGCTTCGCCtccgaggccctcgtcgacttctctcccctcaaggccgaggtcTGCCGCGGTACCGACATGGTCATCGTCCGCGAGCTGACGGGCGGAATCTACTTTGGCGAGCGTAAGGAGGACACGGGCGACGGCAAGGCGTGGGACACCGAGCCCTACTCGCgcgaggaggtcgagcgCATCGGCCGCCTAGCCGGCTTCCTCGCCATTGCCCGCGGCGAGAAGACGGTGTGGAGCTTGGACAAGGCCAACGTGCTGGCGACGAGCCGCCTGTGGCGCAAGGTCATCACAGAGCTGTTTGAGCGCGAGTTCCCCCAGCTTAAGATTGAGCACCAGCTCATCGACTCGGCCGCCATGCTGCTCGTCAAGAGCCCCCGCGccctcaacggcgtcgtcgtcacgagCAACCTGTTTGGCGACATCATCTCTGATGAGGCGAGCGTCATTCCCGGTAGCATCGGCCTGCTGCCCAGTGCCAGCCTGAGCGGCATCCCcgacggcaagggcaagTGCAACGGCATCTACGAGCCCATCCACG GCTCCGCCCCCGACATCTCCGGCAAGGGCATCGTCAATCCCATCGGCACCATCCTCTCCGTCGCTATGATGCTGCGCTACTCCCTCAACCTGCCCAAGGAGGCCcaggcggtcgaggacgcTGTCAAGGCTGTCATCGACAATGGCGTGAGGACAAAGGACCTTGGTGGCAGCGCCGGCACTAAggaggtcggcgacgccaTCGTTGCAGAGCTGGCCAAGGCCCTGAAGGCATGA